One genomic window of Metopolophium dirhodum isolate CAU chromosome 4, ASM1992520v1, whole genome shotgun sequence includes the following:
- the LOC132942955 gene encoding beta-1,3-galactosyltransferase brn-like, producing the protein MLIQNIMANSIYNLFELKKYFKYFFIIILGLMYYFGVFTHFFELDYYSQFVYPLEINISKCVVNAQSGETDQLPCININPLEYDLLLSNNTKCNRNIHLLVLVKSALNNFDRRRTIRKTWGFENRFSDVPTRTVFILGKSFDTDLEKRIKEEHEQNGDIVQYDFVDEYYNNTIKTMNAIKWASTHCNSSRFYFFSDDDMYVSMKNVLRYLRNPIEYPEYLSKEVKGKQSKHILPSDIVLFTGYVFNSSPLRHQISKWYVSLSEYPYHMWPPYVTAGAYMLSKAALVKFYYGSSYTKRFRFDDIYLGLLSKKLNIKPLHCEHIYFYKKDYSMSSYKYVIASHGYDDSEELLNVWLEQKSNGNA; encoded by the exons atgttaatacaaaatataatggccAACTCCATCTACAATTtgttcgaattgaaaaaatattttaagtatttttttataattatattagggTTGATGTATTATTTTGGTGTTTTCACTCATTTTTTTGAGTTGGACTATTATTCTCAATTTGTTTATCCACTGGAAATTAACATTTCTAAGTGTGTAGTTAACGCACAGTCTGGTGAAACTGATCAACTaccttgtattaatattaatccattAGAATATGATCTACTGTTATCAAATAATACTAAATGTAATAGAAATATTCATTTACTAGTATTGGTGAAATcagcattaaataattttgatagacGAAGGACTATTCGAAAAACTTGGGGATTTGAGAATCGATTTTCTGATGTACCAACTAGAACAGTTTTTATATTGGGAAAATCGTTTGATACAGATTTAGAAAAACGGATTAAAGAAGAACACGAACAGAATGGAGACATTGTACAGTATGATTTTGTTGACGAGTACTACAATAACACCATCAAAACTATGAATGCAATTAAATGGGCGTCAACACATTGTAATAGTTCAAGATTCTATTTTTTCTCAGACGATGACATGTATGTTTCTATGAAAAACGTGTTACGTTATTTGCGAAACCCTATTGAATATCCAGAATATTTAAGTAAAGAAGTTAAAGGAAAGCAATCTAAGCATATCTTGCCATcagatatagtattatttactgGGTACGTTTTTAATTCTTCACCACTGAGACATCAAATAAGTAAAtg GTATGTGTCCCTTTCGGAATATCCATATCATATGTGGCCACCATACGTTACAGCTGGCGCTTATATGTTATCCAAAGCAGCTTTAGTCAAATTTTATTATGGAAGTTCTTATACAAAGCGGTTTAGATTTGATGACATATATTTAGGATTATTatcaaagaaattaaatataaaacctcTTCATTGTgaacacatatatttttataagaaagaTTATTCTATGAGtagttataaatatgttatagctAGTCATGGATATGATGATAGTGAAGAGCTACTTAATGTTTGGTTGGAACAAAAAAGTAATGGAAACGCATaa